A region of Hymenobacter tibetensis DNA encodes the following proteins:
- a CDS encoding sugar MFS transporter, with product MTNPTTTAPVAAPAATQQQTRSIIIIGALFFIFGFVTWSNSVLIPYLRIACELNNFESYLVAFAFYISYLVMAIPSVWVLERTGFKNGMSIGLLVMAVGALLFIPAAMTRTYELFLLGLFVQGTGLAVLQTAANPYITILGPRESAAKRISIMGICNKVAGALAPIALGTIALRDADGLVQRLATMDAAAKVAELNELAARVILPYQLMLGVLLLLAVLIYFSSLPEIDTNQEDTTAADATTSKTSVFQFPHLLLGALAMFVYVGVEVIAGDTIISYAAAQGIALSTAKFFTACTMAAMTVGYLIGVVAIPKYISQEKALQVSSVAGVLFAIGALFTSGYLSVLFISLLGLANSLIFPAIWPLAITGLGRFTKMGSSFLIMAISGGAVLPLLYGRLADYSTAQQAYWLLIPCYLFILYYGISGHKARRESAL from the coding sequence ATGACTAACCCAACCACCACGGCCCCCGTAGCGGCGCCCGCCGCCACGCAGCAACAAACCCGGTCAATTATCATCATCGGGGCGCTGTTCTTCATCTTCGGCTTCGTTACCTGGTCGAACTCGGTGTTGATTCCGTACCTGCGCATTGCGTGCGAGCTCAACAACTTCGAGTCGTATCTGGTCGCCTTTGCCTTCTACATCTCCTATTTGGTGATGGCCATTCCGTCGGTGTGGGTGCTGGAGCGCACGGGCTTCAAAAACGGCATGTCCATCGGCCTGCTGGTGATGGCCGTGGGGGCGCTGCTCTTTATTCCGGCGGCGATGACGCGCACCTACGAACTGTTTCTGTTGGGCCTGTTTGTGCAAGGCACCGGGCTGGCCGTGCTGCAAACGGCGGCCAACCCCTACATCACGATTCTGGGACCCCGGGAAAGTGCCGCCAAGCGCATCAGTATCATGGGTATCTGCAACAAGGTGGCCGGGGCCCTGGCTCCGATTGCGCTCGGTACTATTGCCTTGCGGGATGCCGACGGGCTTGTGCAGCGCCTCGCTACCATGGACGCGGCCGCCAAAGTGGCGGAACTGAATGAGCTGGCGGCCCGCGTTATACTGCCCTACCAGCTTATGCTGGGCGTATTGCTGCTGCTGGCTGTGCTTATCTACTTCTCTTCCCTGCCTGAAATCGATACCAATCAGGAGGACACCACGGCGGCGGATGCCACCACCAGCAAAACCAGTGTGTTTCAGTTTCCGCACCTGCTGCTTGGAGCGCTGGCTATGTTTGTTTACGTGGGCGTGGAAGTAATTGCCGGCGACACCATCATCAGTTACGCCGCCGCGCAGGGCATTGCCCTTTCTACGGCCAAGTTTTTTACCGCGTGCACCATGGCCGCCATGACGGTAGGCTACCTCATCGGGGTAGTGGCTATTCCGAAGTACATTTCCCAGGAGAAGGCCCTGCAAGTGTCGTCGGTGGCAGGAGTGCTCTTTGCAATAGGCGCGCTCTTCACCAGCGGCTACCTGTCGGTGCTATTCATCTCCCTGTTAGGGCTAGCGAATTCCCTTATCTTCCCCGCTATCTGGCCGCTGGCAATTACGGGCCTGGGCCGGTTCACGAAGATGGGTTCCTCCTTCCTCATCATGGCTATTTCGGGCGGCGCGGTGCTGCCGCTGCTCTACGGTCGGCTGGCTGACTACTCCACCGCCCAGCAAGCCTACTGGCTGCTGATTCCTTGCTACTTGTTTATCCTGTACTACGGTATAAGTGGGCACAAAGCCCGCCGAGAGTCTGCCCTCTAG
- a CDS encoding MFS transporter has product MPITTSQAPTRPVTSYYPWVVVALLWVVAMLNYMDRQMLATMRPSMQVDISELESATNFGRLMAIFLWIYGLMSPISGLAADRFSRKWLIVGSLFVWSGVTFSMGYAATFSQLYWLRAIMGVSEALYIPAALALIADFHSSKTRSLAIGVHMTGLYMGQALGGFGATLAATYSWHAAFHWFGIAGMAYSFVLSFFLREVKPDKAASAASEYLGPTTKPSVLRGLGMLLGNVSFWVMLFYYAIPSLPGWATKNWLPTLLATNLRIDMASAGPLSTISIAISSFLGVIFGGILSDRWVQKNVRGRIYTSAIGLSLTIPSLMLIGFGHSQLSVIGAALCFGFGYGMFDANNMPILCQFVPAQSRATAYGLMNMTGVFAGAFVTNWLGKSTDAGHLGSDFAMLAGIVLAALVIQLAFLKPKAVDFTTERE; this is encoded by the coding sequence ATGCCTATCACCACTTCCCAAGCGCCTACTAGGCCCGTTACTTCTTATTATCCTTGGGTGGTGGTGGCACTCCTTTGGGTGGTGGCGATGCTCAACTACATGGACCGGCAAATGCTAGCCACGATGCGGCCCTCTATGCAGGTGGACATCAGCGAGTTGGAGTCGGCCACCAACTTTGGCCGCCTGATGGCCATCTTTTTGTGGATTTACGGGCTGATGAGCCCCATATCCGGTTTAGCCGCCGACCGCTTCAGCCGGAAGTGGCTGATTGTGGGCAGTTTGTTTGTGTGGTCGGGGGTTACGTTCTCGATGGGCTACGCCGCCACCTTCTCCCAGCTCTACTGGCTGCGGGCCATTATGGGCGTTAGCGAAGCCTTGTACATTCCGGCCGCCCTTGCCCTGATTGCCGATTTTCACTCCTCTAAAACTCGGTCGCTGGCCATTGGCGTGCACATGACCGGGCTCTACATGGGGCAGGCCTTGGGCGGGTTTGGGGCGACGCTAGCCGCCACGTACTCTTGGCACGCCGCATTTCACTGGTTTGGCATTGCGGGTATGGCCTACTCCTTTGTCCTGAGTTTTTTCCTGCGGGAAGTGAAGCCAGACAAGGCGGCCAGCGCGGCGTCGGAATACCTTGGCCCGACCACCAAGCCATCGGTGCTGCGGGGGCTAGGGATGTTGCTGGGCAACGTCTCGTTCTGGGTGATGCTGTTTTACTACGCTATTCCGAGCTTGCCCGGCTGGGCCACCAAGAACTGGCTCCCAACACTTTTGGCCACCAACCTGCGCATCGACATGGCCAGTGCGGGGCCGCTGTCCACCATCAGCATTGCTATTTCCTCGTTTCTGGGCGTCATCTTCGGGGGTATTCTCTCTGACCGTTGGGTGCAAAAGAACGTGCGCGGCCGAATCTACACCAGCGCCATCGGACTCTCACTTACCATCCCCTCCCTGATGCTGATTGGCTTCGGTCATTCCCAGCTTAGCGTTATCGGGGCCGCGCTTTGCTTTGGCTTTGGCTACGGCATGTTTGATGCCAACAACATGCCCATCCTCTGCCAGTTTGTGCCCGCCCAGAGCCGGGCTACCGCCTACGGCCTCATGAACATGACAGGCGTATTCGCGGGCGCCTTTGTCACCAATTGGCTGGGCAAATCGACGGATGCGGGCCACTTAGGCAGCGATTTTGCTATGCTCGCCGGTATTGTGCTAGCCGCTCTTGTCATCCAGCTAGCCTTCCTCAAACCCAAAGCCGTGGATTTTACAACTGAGCGTGAATAG
- a CDS encoding family 20 glycosylhydrolase: MSCRLLQLSWLFSLLLGLTPTLAAPPALIPAPRQLCWTTEAFALRGRIQVSTTAETTTALADSIVAFVRQQGAQAERTPANNEPSSSVIQLALEPAGQFHQQPEGYSLTVSKRGIQLTAATEQGLFWGYRTLQQLLQTRPTLSFAGCRITDYPAFPIRGLLHDTGRSFIPLDTLYRHLAVLSRYKLNTFHWHLTEDLAWRLALDSLPQLTAASSMLRDPGKFYSKAQVRELLAFCRARHIQVIPEIDMPGHSAAFKRAIGFDMQSEQGKKTVKQVLREVCALFEGPYVHLGSDEVTIRDPSFLPAMAAVVQASGKQVLGWYPGGTLDSTTIRQLWMSSKPPLPSMRIIESRNLYLNHFATQADLISLFQRNLGDVPAATPRHLGAIAAIWNDRRPSNTGQLELLNGLYPALLTLAERAWRGGGQPETQAGVVLTNPAAFEEFEQRLLTHKRRYFSAQLFPYVRQSHQQWRILAPFPNNGDLTASFPPEQGKLDFPGVAATGATVYLRHTWGPGVVRAYVENAQPNHTAYAYTAVYSPKRQQVGLWANFHNYGRSEKDASPPAGAWDYKGSRLWLNGVLVPPPSWQQAGLLPTGLEQPYRDEPYEAREPTPVWLNKGWNQVLIKLPVGAFSTPEYRLVKWMFTCALVRQQAGQWEAADELIFAPEHYSPLPLVP, encoded by the coding sequence ATGAGCTGCCGCTTGCTTCAACTAAGCTGGCTGTTCTCGCTGCTGTTGGGGCTTACCCCGACCCTAGCAGCCCCCCCGGCCCTGATTCCAGCCCCGCGCCAACTCTGCTGGACTACCGAAGCGTTTGCGCTGCGGGGCCGTATTCAAGTGAGCACCACCGCGGAAACCACTACTGCGCTTGCTGATTCCATAGTGGCGTTTGTGCGGCAGCAGGGCGCCCAGGCCGAGCGAACACCAGCGAACAACGAGCCGAGTAGTTCGGTGATTCAACTGGCGCTGGAACCGGCCGGCCAATTTCACCAGCAGCCCGAAGGCTATTCGCTCACCGTTTCCAAACGAGGGATTCAACTTACCGCCGCCACCGAGCAAGGTCTTTTTTGGGGGTACCGCACGTTACAGCAGCTGCTGCAGACGCGGCCAACCCTCTCTTTTGCGGGGTGCCGCATCACGGATTATCCGGCCTTCCCCATCCGGGGCTTGCTGCATGATACCGGCCGCAGTTTTATTCCGCTGGATACGCTCTATCGGCATCTGGCGGTGCTCTCGCGCTACAAGCTTAACACCTTTCACTGGCACCTAACCGAAGACCTCGCCTGGCGACTGGCCCTTGATAGTCTGCCTCAACTGACGGCAGCATCCTCGATGCTGCGCGACCCGGGCAAGTTCTACTCCAAAGCGCAGGTGCGCGAGCTGCTGGCGTTTTGCCGGGCGCGGCACATTCAGGTTATTCCCGAAATCGACATGCCGGGGCACAGTGCCGCCTTCAAGCGCGCCATAGGCTTTGATATGCAGTCGGAACAAGGCAAGAAAACCGTGAAACAAGTGCTGCGGGAAGTGTGCGCGCTGTTTGAGGGGCCCTACGTACACCTGGGCTCCGATGAGGTGACCATTCGTGACCCTTCCTTCCTGCCGGCCATGGCGGCCGTGGTGCAGGCGAGCGGCAAGCAGGTACTAGGGTGGTATCCGGGAGGAACGCTGGACAGCACCACCATTCGGCAGTTGTGGATGAGCTCCAAGCCCCCGCTGCCTTCCATGCGGATTATCGAGTCGCGCAACCTGTACCTAAACCACTTCGCCACCCAAGCCGACCTTATCAGCCTGTTTCAGCGCAATCTGGGCGACGTGCCCGCGGCCACGCCGCGGCACCTCGGGGCCATTGCCGCCATCTGGAACGACCGGCGCCCCAGTAACACGGGGCAGTTGGAGTTGCTCAATGGCCTCTACCCGGCGTTGCTTACGCTAGCTGAGCGGGCCTGGCGCGGGGGCGGGCAGCCCGAAACCCAAGCCGGGGTAGTACTAACCAACCCGGCCGCCTTCGAGGAGTTCGAGCAGCGGCTGCTAACCCACAAACGGCGCTATTTCAGCGCTCAATTGTTTCCCTACGTTCGCCAGAGCCACCAGCAATGGCGGATTCTGGCGCCTTTCCCAAACAACGGCGATTTGACGGCTTCGTTTCCGCCCGAACAAGGCAAGCTGGATTTCCCGGGAGTTGCCGCCACCGGCGCCACGGTGTATCTGCGCCATACCTGGGGCCCGGGGGTCGTGCGGGCCTACGTCGAAAACGCGCAGCCCAACCATACGGCCTACGCGTACACCGCCGTGTATTCTCCCAAACGGCAACAGGTAGGACTCTGGGCCAACTTTCACAATTACGGCCGCTCGGAGAAAGATGCCTCGCCCCCGGCCGGCGCCTGGGATTACAAAGGCAGCCGCCTGTGGCTTAACGGGGTGCTGGTGCCGCCCCCAAGCTGGCAGCAGGCCGGTTTACTACCAACGGGGTTGGAGCAGCCCTACCGTGATGAGCCCTACGAGGCGCGGGAGCCCACGCCCGTGTGGCTCAACAAAGGCTGGAACCAAGTACTCATTAAGCTGCCCGTCGGGGCATTCAGCACCCCCGAGTACCGGCTGGTGAAATGGATGTTCACGTGCGCGTTGGTCCGGCAGCAGGCCGGCCAGTGGGAAGCCGCCGATGAGTTGATCTTTGCGCCCGAGCACTACTCCCCTCTCCCATTAGTACCCTAG
- a CDS encoding sialate O-acetylesterase — translation MPNKQCLSITHKAWQRLGWSLLGWLFCLPALAQQAASTLKLAEVWQSGMVIQRNQPITLWGKGVPGAQVRATFHSEQRTATIQLDSTWTIGLTARPASTTPSSMQVESRAERIVLQDVLLGDVWLCAGQSNMAFPLVSDQFAKQILPQVHNPLLRLFNQLPTLSTYKDPYKLTELDRLTPAKFYRAARWQKADSVSARAFSAVGYYAGQLVQQQTGIPIGLIHVAIGGSPAEAWLRPLPAPQPPVAKAIFAGNWFINPALEPWCIQRGHENLDSLLRQGAAVPRDSLGYNHPFKPGFLYEAAMQPLLQLGLTGILWYQGESNALSLARVEQHEQLFPQLVAGWRAAWRRPDLPVYTCQLSSIGTEKGYKSENWPLFRDGQRRLAATLPHVGMAVTSDVGHPWDVHPTNKKVVGERLARVMLTQTYCKSLLVAPLPGRVRRHKDGWVLQMAHAGAGLRTADGQVVRGFAVGDATGPQADLSAQLQGKQVILTGVSKGQYLYYGWQPFTTANVVNSDALPLTTFRLPLP, via the coding sequence ATGCCCAACAAACAGTGCCTATCAATCACGCATAAAGCCTGGCAGCGGCTGGGATGGTCTCTGCTCGGGTGGCTGTTCTGTCTGCCGGCGTTGGCTCAACAGGCGGCATCAACCCTTAAACTGGCGGAGGTGTGGCAGTCGGGCATGGTGATTCAGCGCAATCAACCCATCACCCTTTGGGGCAAGGGCGTGCCGGGCGCGCAGGTACGAGCTACGTTTCACTCCGAGCAGCGCACGGCTACCATCCAGCTTGATTCCACCTGGACTATTGGCCTAACTGCCCGTCCCGCATCTACTACGCCGAGTTCAATGCAAGTGGAAAGCCGGGCGGAGCGTATCGTTTTGCAGGACGTGCTGCTCGGGGACGTGTGGCTCTGCGCCGGGCAGTCGAACATGGCCTTTCCTTTGGTCAGCGACCAGTTTGCCAAGCAAATCTTGCCCCAAGTCCACAACCCGTTGCTGCGGCTGTTCAACCAGCTCCCGACCCTGTCGACGTACAAAGACCCCTATAAATTAACCGAGCTCGACCGGCTAACTCCCGCCAAGTTTTACCGCGCGGCCCGCTGGCAAAAAGCCGATTCGGTATCGGCGCGTGCCTTTTCGGCGGTAGGCTATTACGCCGGGCAACTGGTGCAGCAGCAAACGGGCATCCCCATCGGGCTGATTCACGTGGCGATTGGCGGCTCGCCCGCCGAAGCCTGGCTGCGCCCCCTACCCGCACCGCAGCCGCCAGTCGCGAAGGCCATTTTCGCTGGCAACTGGTTTATTAATCCGGCACTGGAACCCTGGTGCATTCAGCGCGGCCACGAGAACCTGGATTCGCTGCTGCGGCAAGGAGCGGCGGTGCCGCGCGATTCACTGGGCTACAACCATCCTTTCAAGCCCGGCTTTCTCTACGAAGCGGCCATGCAGCCCCTGCTGCAACTAGGTTTAACGGGTATCTTGTGGTACCAGGGCGAAAGCAACGCGTTGAGCCTGGCGCGGGTTGAGCAGCACGAGCAGCTTTTTCCGCAGCTCGTAGCCGGGTGGCGGGCCGCCTGGCGGCGCCCCGATTTGCCGGTCTACACCTGCCAGCTTTCCTCCATTGGCACCGAAAAAGGCTATAAATCCGAGAACTGGCCCTTGTTCCGGGACGGGCAGCGGCGGCTAGCGGCTACTTTACCCCACGTGGGCATGGCCGTCACCAGCGACGTGGGGCATCCTTGGGACGTGCACCCTACCAATAAGAAAGTGGTAGGCGAGCGGCTGGCCCGCGTTATGCTCACTCAAACCTACTGCAAATCCCTGCTGGTAGCTCCCCTACCCGGCCGGGTCCGGCGCCACAAAGACGGCTGGGTGTTGCAAATGGCCCATGCAGGCGCCGGTCTGCGCACCGCCGATGGGCAGGTGGTGCGGGGCTTCGCGGTAGGTGACGCGACGGGCCCTCAGGCCGACTTATCGGCGCAGCTGCAAGGCAAGCAGGTGATACTGACGGGAGTTAGCAAGGGGCAGTACCTGTACTACGGGTGGCAGCCCTTCACCACAGCCAACGTCGTCAACAGCGACGCCCTTCCGTTAACCACTTTCCGCCTGCCACTGCCATGA
- a CDS encoding Kelch repeat-containing protein, which produces MDRLTFLLGLGGMLGMGAVKLPWDKPARFRYHPLPDLPGQQAQANPGVAGAFAGVSNGALLLAGGANFPNGYPWQNGTKVWQTTVYALLENGRQFQWLPAGALAKPLAYGASVVWNEQLICIGGNDVAQRHAEVFTLRWDAAAKQVQTGALPSLPLALANQAAAVLDQVLYVFGGESNHGTEKSLFVLDLQNPAAGWHKRADLPGPARAFSTLVAQGSALYVLGGRETSKGTTTMFQDAYLYQPQQDTWAALPALPVPLAAHSSIADGASSLLIFGGDDGVRLQQIEALNRQLGQLPDGPEKAALVRKRNDLQSIHPGFRREVWEFRTDTKSWVEVGKLPFATPVTTPTVRWGQHLIIPSGEVSPGIRTPGSWQITVGKSS; this is translated from the coding sequence ATGGACCGGCTGACCTTTTTACTAGGCCTAGGCGGAATGCTGGGCATGGGGGCGGTTAAGCTGCCCTGGGACAAGCCCGCTCGCTTTCGCTACCACCCCCTCCCGGACCTGCCGGGGCAGCAGGCCCAAGCGAATCCGGGGGTGGCGGGGGCATTTGCGGGCGTGAGCAACGGCGCGCTGCTGCTGGCCGGCGGCGCTAATTTCCCGAACGGCTATCCGTGGCAAAACGGCACGAAAGTCTGGCAGACTACGGTGTATGCCTTGCTCGAAAACGGCCGGCAGTTTCAGTGGCTTCCCGCCGGCGCGCTAGCCAAGCCACTAGCCTACGGCGCATCGGTGGTATGGAACGAGCAGCTTATCTGCATCGGCGGCAACGATGTCGCGCAGCGCCATGCCGAGGTGTTCACGCTACGCTGGGATGCGGCAGCCAAGCAGGTGCAAACGGGGGCCTTGCCGTCGTTGCCGCTGGCACTAGCCAATCAGGCGGCGGCAGTTCTCGACCAGGTGCTGTACGTGTTCGGGGGCGAATCCAACCACGGAACCGAGAAAAGCTTGTTCGTGCTTGACCTCCAGAACCCAGCGGCCGGCTGGCATAAACGAGCTGATTTGCCGGGACCGGCCCGGGCCTTTTCCACCCTGGTCGCGCAGGGCAGCGCCCTCTATGTACTGGGAGGGCGCGAAACGAGTAAGGGCACCACGACGATGTTTCAGGACGCTTATCTGTACCAGCCGCAACAGGATACGTGGGCCGCTCTGCCCGCCCTGCCGGTTCCATTGGCCGCGCACAGCAGCATTGCGGATGGGGCCAGTTCGCTGCTGATTTTCGGGGGCGACGATGGGGTGCGACTACAACAGATAGAGGCGCTAAACCGGCAGCTAGGCCAGTTACCCGACGGCCCCGAAAAAGCGGCCCTCGTTCGGAAGCGCAATGATTTACAGTCCATCCATCCGGGCTTCCGGCGCGAAGTCTGGGAGTTTCGGACCGATACCAAGTCCTGGGTTGAAGTAGGAAAACTGCCTTTCGCAACCCCAGTTACCACGCCAACGGTGCGCTGGGGCCAACACCTGATTATTCCCTCGGGGGAAGTTTCGCCGGGCATCCGCACGCCGGGTAGTTGGCAGATTACGGTTGGCAAGTCTTCCTAG
- a CDS encoding dihydrodipicolinate synthase family protein translates to MTQILKIEGLVAAPFTPMHPNGDLNLSLVPEYGRLLAQNGIKGAFIGGSTGEGVSLSLPEKMALVQAWGQVQEPGLQRIMLVGSTSLTESILVAQEAERQGFNAVAVLAPYYFKPAGVEQLAQFCIGIGEAVPTLGLYFYHIPALTGVNLSMIDFLGCIDGRLPNFRGIKYTHNDLMDFRRCLLFSDGKYDILWGWDEIFLAAMAMGARGAVGSTFNYAAPVYHELMAAFDAGDLPRAQAMQDQSIAIVKLLVKYGGIATGKAYMRALGLDCGAFRLPVVNMSDARYQEFLTDLQEINFFKHASHMPSPTCKEEWTG, encoded by the coding sequence ATGACCCAGATTTTAAAAATAGAAGGGCTGGTGGCCGCGCCGTTCACGCCCATGCACCCCAACGGCGATCTAAACCTGAGCCTGGTCCCCGAATACGGCCGACTGTTAGCCCAGAACGGCATCAAAGGCGCCTTTATAGGCGGCTCTACCGGGGAAGGCGTCTCCTTGTCGTTACCCGAAAAAATGGCGCTGGTGCAAGCCTGGGGGCAAGTTCAGGAGCCTGGTCTGCAGCGCATCATGCTCGTGGGCAGCACTTCCCTAACGGAAAGTATTTTGGTGGCCCAGGAAGCCGAACGGCAGGGATTTAACGCGGTAGCGGTTTTGGCGCCGTATTATTTCAAGCCCGCGGGGGTAGAGCAGCTGGCACAATTCTGCATCGGGATTGGGGAGGCCGTGCCCACCCTCGGGCTGTATTTCTACCATATTCCCGCGCTGACGGGGGTTAACTTGTCGATGATAGATTTTCTGGGCTGCATCGACGGGCGGCTACCCAACTTTCGGGGCATTAAATACACCCACAACGACCTGATGGATTTTCGGCGCTGCCTGCTGTTCAGCGACGGCAAATACGACATCCTCTGGGGCTGGGACGAGATTTTCCTGGCGGCCATGGCCATGGGTGCCCGGGGAGCGGTGGGGAGTACCTTCAACTACGCGGCCCCGGTGTACCACGAGCTGATGGCTGCTTTCGACGCCGGCGACCTGCCGCGCGCGCAGGCCATGCAAGACCAGTCCATTGCCATTGTGAAGCTGCTGGTTAAATACGGCGGTATCGCCACGGGCAAAGCCTACATGCGGGCGCTGGGGCTCGACTGCGGTGCGTTTCGGCTGCCAGTCGTCAACATGAGCGACGCCCGCTACCAGGAATTTCTGACGGATTTGCAAGAAATCAACTTTTTCAAGCATGCTTCCCACATGCCCAGCCCAACTTGTAAAGAAGAATGGACCGGCTGA
- a CDS encoding RagB/SusD family nutrient uptake outer membrane protein translates to MNFIKSMPLVGGLLFLSSLISCQDKLGEVVPQISLNQRVVLTDANAALTLYTGVYSSLRTYQSSLVNLGEMRSDLWADGLFTESEDGAAKQYWSHNISATNVPANNWSDFYSLLYRVNTVIQLFPNAPLDIARRQSALAEMHGLRAYIYYTMLRTWGGVPLRTEPLTTIGNLADLYAPRATPEEVMQLIKADIEQSLTLFGSSNAFTAKRVYWNRAATLTLKGDVYIWSGTHMGGGSGDFTAAKVALEEVKATPTLGLQPVYADVFDPLKEAGNREIIFALSYERNEATQTAYTNFLVNTTQAGTLVLDPVPGPAATVNSVYPLVAGASRTGLSERIIRQLTSGPPDTRSRTSFRVMYRNTPGFPAAGTLLTKFIGRVDAGIQLYDNDFPVYRYADVLLLLAEVNTKLGLDPSVDINAVRQRAYGPSFPRYVNGNREANLNAILEEYLREFIGEGKRWWALRRAGDAYVFAAVDPRYLSAGQSFRLLLPISVSLLNNDPQLTQTPGY, encoded by the coding sequence ATGAATTTCATTAAATCGATGCCTTTGGTGGGGGGGCTGCTTTTCCTTTCCAGCCTGATTTCGTGCCAAGACAAGCTCGGCGAAGTGGTCCCGCAAATTTCGCTCAACCAGCGGGTGGTTTTGACTGATGCCAACGCGGCCCTCACGCTCTACACCGGGGTGTATTCCTCGCTGCGCACCTACCAAAGCTCCCTGGTCAACCTAGGCGAGATGCGCTCGGACTTGTGGGCCGATGGGCTGTTCACCGAATCAGAGGACGGCGCAGCCAAACAGTACTGGTCGCATAACATCAGTGCCACCAACGTACCCGCCAATAACTGGAGTGATTTTTACAGTCTGCTATACCGCGTCAACACGGTTATCCAGCTGTTTCCGAATGCCCCCCTGGACATTGCTCGGCGCCAGAGTGCCCTGGCCGAAATGCATGGGTTGCGGGCGTACATCTACTATACCATGCTCCGCACCTGGGGCGGGGTACCGCTGCGTACCGAGCCCCTGACAACCATCGGTAACCTGGCCGATTTGTACGCTCCCCGCGCCACGCCCGAGGAGGTAATGCAACTCATCAAAGCTGATATTGAGCAGTCATTAACGCTATTCGGGAGCAGCAACGCCTTCACGGCCAAGCGGGTGTACTGGAACCGGGCGGCCACGCTCACCCTCAAGGGAGACGTGTATATCTGGTCGGGCACCCATATGGGGGGCGGGAGCGGCGATTTTACGGCGGCCAAAGTTGCATTGGAAGAAGTAAAAGCTACTCCTACGCTGGGTTTGCAACCCGTCTACGCCGACGTTTTCGACCCCCTCAAGGAAGCAGGCAACCGCGAAATCATTTTCGCGCTTAGCTACGAGCGAAACGAAGCAACGCAAACCGCCTACACCAACTTCCTGGTCAATACCACCCAGGCTGGCACCCTAGTACTGGACCCCGTGCCGGGACCAGCCGCGACCGTCAATTCCGTTTATCCGCTGGTTGCCGGGGCTAGCCGGACGGGTTTGTCGGAAAGAATAATCCGGCAACTGACCAGTGGCCCGCCCGATACGCGCAGCAGAACCTCGTTCCGGGTGATGTACCGCAACACGCCGGGCTTCCCCGCGGCCGGGACGCTGCTCACCAAGTTTATCGGCCGCGTTGATGCGGGAATTCAACTCTACGACAACGACTTCCCGGTGTATCGCTACGCCGATGTGCTGCTGCTGCTGGCCGAAGTGAACACCAAGCTGGGCCTCGACCCGTCAGTTGATATTAATGCTGTCCGCCAGCGAGCGTATGGTCCTTCCTTCCCGCGCTACGTTAATGGCAACCGAGAGGCCAACCTCAACGCCATTTTGGAAGAATATCTGCGCGAATTCATTGGGGAAGGCAAGCGGTGGTGGGCTTTGCGCCGGGCCGGCGATGCCTACGTTTTCGCCGCCGTTGACCCGCGCTATCTTTCCGCCGGTCAATCCTTCCGGTTGCTGCTGCCAATATCGGTGTCACTGCTTAACAACGACCCGCAACTGACACAGACGCCCGGTTACTAA